Below is a genomic region from Lemur catta isolate mLemCat1 chromosome 15, mLemCat1.pri, whole genome shotgun sequence.
AACTTGGGATAAAAATGACTTTAGGCCTCAGTGTCAAAGAAAAAACCTAGTTGCAAATGGTGGAAGAAATTCTTGTCCAATGAGTTTGGGAGGTcagcaacaaaaacaattaaGAATATCTGAACCTCCTAACCTGTCTCACCACAGAGAAACTGAGGTACTCAGACAAGCACATTCATCAAAAATATCTGGCTCCACAATGAGAGGTCTAAACAAAAATAGTGCAACACAGGCATTTAAgcccaattttcaacaaaatcaacttaagaaaaaaatgttggatgatattccagaagaaaacacTCTGAAggtaaacttttaaatatatgttacatGTACTGGTTATTTTTTATGTCCCCTCCCTTGTCCCCTGGGCCCAAAGATTCTTCACCTGTCCTTCCCTGTGTTGTGGAAGGCTGAATTGTCTTACATAGTACATCATCCTGGGATTCCTACTTGCTGGCTTCTGCTATAGATCAGTCAATGGGAGTCACTGGTTGGGCATCAAAGGGTGGGAGGAGAGATTGGGTTTTtcctattctctctctccttaaaTGTTTTATGATTAGCAGAGGCTGTGTCCCTGCATGACATTGCCCCTCCATGAGTACAGCTTTTATGGGCTTGACACTTTTATTCCTCTCCTTGACCTTTCAGCCTAGGAATGGTAACAGCTTCTTACTGTTGTTAGTATTGGTGTGCTTAAGTACCCTATGTTTGTTCTGCCTATATGTCTGAAAAAGCCATTGAGgtaaattctgtttatttttccttttgtaaatatGACAAATGCATCATATttcacagtggttctcaaccttatGTTTCCTTTTACACAAGAATGATATATGATATAGTCATCTTAGTAACAATGGTTCACTATGGCCATAATCCTCAAAAGGAGGCATATTAGAATCTTGGttaggagggggaggagggaagaatgtaattatattttgaacaaaatatcCCATCAGGTGTTCTTCACAACCCTCACTGTCACAAAGGAAAGCGTCCCCCTTCCCTTGAAAATTAGCAACTTAACATACTGTATTCTTAGTTGACCTTCAAAAATGACAAACACATTTCAGTCTCAAGGCCTTTatacttgctgttccctctgtcctcactcaACAACCTATTTAAAACAATAACCTCAGTCTTTCTCCTTTTACcttatgttttttcttaaatgcatgaatttatcaattcctaacattccattatatatatatatatgtgttatttTATGAATCCCCCATTAAACTGTAAAATCTGTAAGGGCAGATATCttgcctattttgttcactgtttcCTTAATAGCTATgtttggcacagagtaggtgcccagcaaatacttttgaaatgaatgaacgaattaatgaatgaatgagcctgGCTCTTCCCCTAGAGTGTGAGTTTATTAAGGAAGGAATTGCCTTAACTGTGTTTCTCACAGGATATGGCAcatgatgctttaaaaatattcagtgaatgaacaaacaaataagtgaatgaatgccCATATAAATAATTCTCTTCTTGGTTAATTATCTTCAAGGGTGTCCTGGTTTCTCCTCCTATAATGTACTAATGGTGGCTTTAATGTAGGGAAGTAACTGtgctaaaatttttaatagttctttttacatatttgtctATTATAAGGACCTAGAATTTTTACGTAGAGAATAAAAGAGTaggtgaaaaatatgaaagatttttctaatgctatacttttattttttcaaaaggaaaccTCATTTTATCAGTTACAGTTTAAGGAAAAAGATAATACTTTAAGAATTATTTCTGCAGTTATTGAAAGCATGAAGTATTGGCGTGAACATGCACAGAAAGCTGTACTTCTTTTTGAATTATTAGGTAGGTATAATACTTCAAAAATACTTCAGAAATACTATTTGGACAATAAGTTTAATGTCAATAGGAAtatctaggaaaaaaagaaaaaaataaaggtttgcAAAAGCAGATTATGACTTATTAGAATTTCCTTCAGTTCTTTGGTTTGTCATTGATTGACGTGAAGTAAGTATTTGGTTTTTATGGTAGTATTCCTCTGATTCATAATGTTAACATTGGAAAGACTCTTACAAGTAATCTAACTCAACCTCTGAGGTAAGTGAGAAAATGggtcaaataataaaaatagacttGACTAAAATCACAAAGCTAGTTAGCAGCAAAAGTGGATCTAGAATCCAACTCTCCTTATTTTCAGTCTAATGTTCTTTCTACTATATTACACTAAATCcaattgtaattttatatataacttaaatcatattttaaatactcTGAAAGAATGTTTGTTAAGAATCTTTACTGATATGAGTAAATACCCTACAGTTAATCTGTTTTCTACATTAATATTCAAAAGAGGAGAAGAGTTTTGTAGAATGTTTCCAGAATTTGATTTTACCTAGAGTGAAGGGGAGCGGAGAAGCTCCCACTTCTATAAGTAAGAAGTAGAGATTCAATGCTTATTTCTTtccatagtttaaaataaataatatttaatataatctaaattattaaataatccaaacatacagaaaaatatagaaaatgtaataaatatgcaCATACTCACATCATAGATATATTTGAAGTCTTCATCTACTTTAGAGATAACTTCTCTAGAGATAaccattgtattaatagtatcttTCCTGTccatgcttttataattttgtcatataaATCTGAttccataaatttatatatgtaaaatatatatgattgttttatgtgttttaaaaatatacagcttGCATTTCACCCAGTATCATGTTTCTGAGATTTAGCAATGGTGACTGATGCAGATCTAGTTAATTTTCATGgctgtatattatttattttaggagTGTATCACAATTTGTATATTCATGTTCCTGTTAGtaacatttaagttgttttaggttcttatttatttatttatttattcaggatattatgggggtacaaacattttggttacatgtaatgcatttgcacCGCCCAAAGCAGGGCTACAAGGGTGTCCCTCTACCATACAGTGTGTTCCGCTTCCATTAGTTGCGGGTTTACCGCCCCCGCCACCTCGAccggcacccaatgagtattactaccatgtgaccaccttagtgttggtcagttagtaccagtttgatggcgagtacatgtggtgcatattTTTCcctccttgtgatacctcactttggaggatgggctcaatctatccaggataatataagaggtgctagatcaccattgttttttgtagttgagtagtattccatggtatacatataccacatttcattaatccactcaacTTGGGTTGCCTCCACATCCTTGCagttgtgaactgtgctgccataaacattcgagtgcagatgcctttattatagaatgtcatttttttcctttggatagatgccta
It encodes:
- the SPATA22 gene encoding spermatogenesis-associated protein 22 isoform X4 — its product is MKRNLNENLTRSTAGCLPVPLFNQKKRNRQPLTSNPLKNDAGISTASDSYDFPSLPTDWAWEAMNPELAPLTKTMNTGQIPHSVSRPLRSQDSMPNSIQSHTERNQCGWSYKDGNKNTNLKTWDKNDFRPQCQRKNLVANGGRNSCPMSLGGQQQKQLRISEPPNLSHHRETEVLRQAHSSKISGSTMRGLNKNSATQAFKPNFQQNQLKKKMLDDIPEENTLKETSFYQLQFKEKDNTLRIISAVIESMKYWREHAQKAVLLFELLGS